The stretch of DNA GGGAGAGGGCGGATATGTGCTGGGAATGGACCTCACAGAGTCCAGTAACTTCTGATCCCCCACcagttcttccctttctcctgctcAAGACTATCCCAAACAGAATAAGGGTCTCCCTCTGGCACAGTCTGagtcaaaatatttgttgtttaACCAGCCATGAAACACCAAAATAATTCTTCATGAAAAATGAGTGAGAAAAACATATGGAAAATGCACAGTTCAGGTCTGGTCTGAGCTGTTTGAGTTTTCTACAGGGACTGAGTTTCAGCCATCTAGATGCAAAACAGGAATTTCCGCGTCTGTTTGTCACAGCTCACCCCCTAACCTTCCCCAACAGCCAATGGGAACAGAGCCCACAGGCAGGAATTTCTACGCAAAACTAGAGGGAAGAGAAGCTGGAAATGGCTAATGATATTGGTTAATTACTTTCTAACACTTGAATGATGTTTTTTGATGTCCAGGTCTACTTGCCATGTACAATAGAAGTAGACATGGCACCCTGTGATATGTTTTAGTGGACATGGAGACGCTCAGTCAAAGGTTGAACCTGAtggtcttgaaggtcttttccagccttaacaaatctgtgattctgtgattctgtggctcTTCTGCTTCCCACAGGTCGTTAGTGTCCTAAGCACCATGTACATTCAGTCTAGGGACATTCGTGGCTGATGGTACTTGTTAGAAGCTTTGGTAGCTTACAGCATTTTAGGATCATCAGTTCTTTTAATCTGATGAATCTCATAACATCATAATGAATTTCTTACAGCACCCCTCTTTCCATCATGCAGATATTGATGATTTCGGTTCCCTTTCTAGGAAAAAAGAGTTTCCCATGCTTGTGTCTGCAAATTTCTTGAGTGAACGGTAGAGGTTTGAGACCATGACGCAGATAAATAAAGTTACAACTACAGTCTTAGACCAAGGAGACTGAGTCATATTTCTCAAAAACATCTGGCCAGCAAAACTGTGTTTCAGCCTACTGTCACTGCATGTGGGTACTCAGTCATGGACTCAGTAAcacaataaagagaaaaaggaggggggaatttaaccaattaaaacattttaactcATCCTTTTACAGGCACATTGTATGGGAACTTAATCACGTATTAAAAGCCTGAGTTCTTGAGCATACCCTGAGCCTTACACTGATAGATTATCATCCTGCAGCAGTTCTCAACACAGTTCTTCAGAAGGGAATCAGCTGCTACAGCTTGAACAAGCTCCTCCACCGAATCTAAACAGGTGCTTCTGTCAGTGGTGGGTCCATCAGTACAAACCTGATCTCCAAGAGCAGTATTGACTCAGCCGCTCCAGGCATTTGAAGACATGCTGGGTGGAGACATCTACCCTTTGCAGTAGCCCTGATTTGGTCAGATGGGCCAAGACCCACTATCCTCTTCTGAAAGATGTGGAAAAAATTGTTATATTTCTGGTGTGAAGCAGAACAAACTGTCTGCAATAAAGACTGCTTGTTCACTCACTGATTATCTTCACTTTGCCTTTGAAGAAGTGTAATCCCCAAAATACCCACTGAACCTGCTAGCCCAGCGTGCCAGAAAAGCTTCCTTATAGGAAACATAGTCacaatataaaagaaacaacttCACATTCCTCTGCAAATACAACCCCAGGCCAGGCTCTGGTCAGATAAACCATGCCCTGGTGTCCTGAGCTCCTGGTATGAAACTGCTAGGGACAGGAATGCTTCTCAAGTGGAAGAAAAACCATTCCAGCCACATGTGCTGGAAAGAAGGAGCTGAGGGGTTTTAGTATCTGTTAAGAACTGCCTTGCATGACGCATGGCTGCACACAACCCCTTCTCCCCAACCTCTCCTGCCCCGCTGCTCCCCAGTACACCCACAGAGCTCGGGGCTGCATCCACCAAATGACAGATCAAATCCTCACCTCCCCTCCACCCTTCAAAATCACCAGCCTACTGTGCAAAATTCCTGTATATCCATCTCCCTTTCTCAGAtcaccaacaggttttctgTCTGCCACCAGGCTTTCTGGCCAGCTCAGCATTTTGGGAAAGAACCGAAACCTCAGAGGAGAGACAGGGAAATGGCAGGACATGGCCAGTTTTCCACTGGCTGGGAAGAGGTCTGAGCCCTCTTCACCTTGCAAAGGGGGAGATCAAGGCTGTTTTTGCCACGGTGGGTGTTGTGGGTGGGAAGGGTAGCATCCATCCATTCAGAGTTGCGTCTGTGTCTCACATGCCTGGTAGCTGAAGTATCTGCAAGATCTAAGGGAGGATCTGGTATTTACATGTCTGCCATGCATGCCTCTGTGTGGGAGTAGGGTTTGTATATATTataaggagaagctgcagatggAAACAACCCAGTTTGGTTTCTAGGGCCTGGTTCAAAGCCCATTCAAATCAGCAGGAGTCATTCCACTTACTGTGATAGGTTTTGACCTCATCTCTCCTTGGCCCTGCCCAACATATCTATGACCTCAGGGGCTGCTCCTTGCTGCATATCCTCAATTAAACCCTGTTCCCCAGAGTGGCTGTTTGCAGGGAATCTGTGGACATGCTCCCTCCTCTGATGTCACACCCTGCAGATACTCAGAGGCAAGTGTTGCTTGTTCATCAGTCCTCGCTCAAGATAAAGAGATCTCATTGTTTGATTTAGTTTTGTAAATTGGTACcaccaggggtttttttctatcttttgtgttgcttttatCTGAACACACTTCAGCATCATCTCCTTCCTCAGGAACCAGATTTCAGATCAGAAGGCCTCACCATCTCATCACCTTCCTCCATACTCAAGTCTATCACATTTCTACCAGCTCTACGTGAGCTACCTTTAACCTGCCTGCAActaaagcatttctgaaagggCTTCGTGCTGGATTTCAGACATCAAAAACTGGTCACTCCTTTGCTCTAATGGTTGCGGTCTGTGCACATCgatggtgtgggttttttcctttcgTTTTGCCAGGTTACTGCTGCACTCCCATGTATAAAAGAGCCTTTTAAGATTTTATCATTTCTATACAAGTGTGTTTATAGCCTGTAAACAAGTCACATCTCTGTCGTCAGTAAAATCACAGGCTTATGCTCCTGAAGACTTTCACTGTAAggcattttatttcatgttttccgTTTgtaacagcatttaaaaatgtggatACTGGAACAGGACCAAGCACTAGTGTATCCATCACAAAGATACAGGGTTGTTTCCACTTGTCATTTCATCATTTATGCAGCCACAGATTGCAACAGCTTTGTTTGCCACAACACTGAGTTAGAGGTCAAAACTGAGCTGGTTATCCTCTCTGCACCACAAACCCTTGCCACAAATATTGCTGTCTGCTCTCCTCCTTGTCCTCTCCTAAACACCCCACCAGCACCACAGCTCCCTGAATGTGTCTCACCCAGGTCTTGAacaggctgaacagacccaCTCAGCTTTTCCATCCCGATAACATCACAGGTCAGAGTGGaaggaacagaaagcaaagggtTGAGCCATCGAAGCGGATCAAGATCTGCTGTGGGGGTGCCATGGACAGTAATGCAATGTTCTGCGTGAATGTACATGAGATATGTTCAGGGATAATGTACTTACATAgatagagaatttttttaattccaggaTTTTATCAGATTTGGAAAAACGCTGAATGTGTGGGTCCCTGCACTATCAGTTTACAGCTACACCAAGAAGAGGGAGCTGTATTCCTTTTCTAACATCCACGCTGAAGTTGTACAGCCTCTGCAAATAATTAACTGAGTCTAACCAGACTCTTTTCCCCACATTAAATCTGCATTATTAGTTCAATCACCAccccaaaaattaattttcactctTGGACCCACTCCCCTTTATTATAATAGATAATGGAAAATTCTACCCCAAATAATTTTGTGggaatattaggaagaaaggaGTTTCAGCCTGtttgggaagaagagaaagtcTGGGGGAGAGAGAAATTACAAAACCACTCAGTCTCAATGCTGCAAGTTAGAAGCTGATCACATGTATATTCATGCATACAAATATATGCGTAGTCATCTCACTACTGCTGCCACACATTATGGTCTGGTTCCAGCAGCCAAGGCTTTCTGTAGTGCTTTTGGCCACAGCATTGAACTGGGACATAAAATTGCATTGCTTAATCCTTGTAACTCCATGCCTAAAGCACTGCACTCCTGCACTGTGAACCAAGGCTATTAAGGACAGACACAATCATGAACTTTGCTTAATAGTCCTGTAGTCTGCTCCAAAAGGGGATCATTCATCTGGGATCAGATGTATAGGGAAACATTGAAGTTTGCTTACACTCCTCCTTCACTCTATGCCCCAGCATCTCCTAgagctcccactgctgcatCTTTTAGCCCACAGCCCATAATCCCTCCTGGGTAAGGCCATGCTGCCTGACAGGCTGGGCTTTTTCAGAGCCTTTGTGTGAGACCAGCCTGAGGGATTAGGTTGGCAGGTGTGGCTGGAGCAGAATAGCCAGGTGGTGGTGATAGAAGAGAGGAGGCTATGCCAGCTATCGGTGTAGTTTAGCCAACAGAAGGGGAAGTGGTACTGAGCTAAAATTTGCCATTGATTGGACTCACAGCAGTCTGTCATCACATAAAACTACCTATTTTATGAAACTAAATATTCCTGAGGTAAGCATTTATTCCAGACAATCATGGAATTTAAGATTGAATGGGAGAGTGTCTGGTAAGGCAAGAACAACCATGAGGAGAAAACTCTTGCCAGGAGCAGTTTGCTTGTAGCAAAGGGTCACTGACTCATGtctgaagaaaagattttttcagggctgcccagggccacAAGCAGCCCTCTGTGCTGAGGGACTCCTCCTACCATGGACAAACAGGgtacaaaggaaggaaaaagtgcaAGTCAACTCTCTAACCAGAGTGAACCTCTCAGGAACTCACCTCCAGTCCTTTTCAGAGCCTGGAAAAGTAGCTTTGAAAGTTGCCACTTATCCTGAGATAGTGGATGTAAACTCTAGGGCTGTCTTGAGAGTTACCATTGCCTGTGCAGTGTTTGAGCACCTCATGCAGTCTCCCACAGTCCCAAGGTAGACAAAGCACTGAGAGAAtgcaacacaaaaccaaccacaaTTGAACCTATAAAGAAGCTTGACATTAGATTAAATGAATGAGGAAACAGAAGAAGTGCAAGTACTGTctttattctttgaaaatatgaaagcagagctaatctgaaaacaaactcactacacagagaagctgcagcGAACAGGACTCAGAAACCACTGATGGAGTTTGTCATGGGTTTTGCTCAACCCAGCACTAGTGAGAGTCAGAAAAGCACCTTCTCCAGGATGAATCCTGATAGGAGAGGGAGGAAGACGGTGTGTTGAGGGGCAAGAGCAAAAACCACTCTGTCCATAGCAAAAGCTGGTCTGCATTGGAACCGCTTCAGCTTTATGTCCATCATCCCCAGGctgttttttccatctcctgccATATTGCATTCAGAAATGGTGGTACAACCCTTCATGGCAGCTTTCACAGTCTGTCCAGCTACATAGGAGGAGAAGTACATGCCATGTGTCAGTGGACCCAGTCCCCATAGTCATTCCCTCCCTGGCCACTGCAGTCCCCATTTCCAACCCAAGAACTGCCCATTCCTTACACCCAGTTGGCTCTAAACCCACCAACCTATTCCTGTCTGTTCCCATCCTCTGAACAAATTTGAAGGAACAGCAAGGTCACCTTGGTTGACTTGAAATACAAAGGGTTTAGGGtttgtcttctttccttctgctgaatAAAGATTTAAACTTCCAgtagtttaaatttaaaaattaaaaaggtctTACATAGTTATCTTTCTTACGTTTAAAGATTCTTCTGGTCAAAGTTTGTCTGGCTTCCTAAAGAAACCAGGGCTGTGTGACACTACTCCAGGAATTCATTGCCTCCTTCTCTCTCGGAACCTCTCACGGCATTCAAACTGGACGACAATGTCTCAGCCATATTTGACATGGGGTTGAAAAGTCTCAAAGACAATACAGCCTGAGCCTGAGCCATTTATTAAGATTAATCCATCCTTTACAGGATTTTAGCCAAACCAAGAAACTGAAACCTGAACCTGTCCTTTACTACCACTGGAGCACCTACCTGAGAAGGAGACCTGAGTAGGTGCCTAACTCTCCCAACAGACATTTTTGTTcctgttgtttgcttttgctaACAGTGCTCACATTTCTCTGCTGTGCAGGTTATGGAGGGCTGGAATACTCTGTTGGGCATTTTTGTCTTAGATACAAATAACTTGTAAAGGCACCTCACTAGTTCCTCACCTTCCTGTGCTCCCCTACACCTCTGTTTCCTCTGCATAGCTAATCACACCACACAGGTCTTCTCTATCTACAGTGGCTGATCAATCAAGTTAAGACAAATTAggagcatttttatttcagtgacacACTGAAATAATTCCACCACTCTATTTCCATTGCTGTGACTAGGAAAagtcttgttttccttcatgtTGTCTCTGTGAAACATGATCTAATTCAGGGTTTGGAcaacacattttcaaaagtCTATAGCAAAGACCTTCAGGCATCACATTATCTCCTAGCAATTTTATCAACTCAGAGGAACTTCATCTATAACCATAcacaagataatttttttcagtctgtttctaCAGCAGGTGTTGCTGCCTTTAACTTCCATCTTAGTTTTCCTGTCTACTGGAGCACAGGTGGCATTACCACGAAAAGTGGAAGTCCTTTACCTGCAGCATGGGAGGAAAGGAGAGTGACCAGGAAACATGCTGTCAATTTTCCTCTCTCTAATTACATGTGTAATTACAGGTggaaaaaagatttctgaagGAGCCATTATAAGACTGGAGTTCCTTCTCAAGGAAGATCTTTGGGTACCCCAAAGGCTCAGCTGCAGTGTTTATGTCCCTGGCTCTGTACACACAGAAGCACCACTACAACAGTGTCTTGTCCCCAGCATCACCTCATGGAAAAGCCAATGGCTCTCCACTGAGCTGGCAGCTAGCTTAGATCCAGTTTCACCCTCATGCATCTTAGCTAgggccagcaggtccagggcCTTGGTCAGATTTCTTACATGCCCATGTATCAAATTGCCTCAGGAACCCAGTTCTCCTCTTGACCTCAGTTATGCTGTGCTATGAGGAACTCCAACAGTTATTCATGCATAatggggaggaaagaagaaaaaaaacacccctgCCCTTTGATCAGCTTTAAACTTTCAGTTTTCACCTTTCAGTTCCttgcttcttcctcttttttttccccccacactttttacctgtttttatttctcagtgatGCTTCCTCTTAGACTAGTTTCACCCATTTTACCAAAAAGATGAAAGACAGCCCAAATAAAAGGCAGTTACCAGAATTCATTAACCCAGCAATGTCAAGACATTGGGTTTCAGATCCAGTGCAGTTTACGATTTCGTGACTGCACTGGAAGGAGTCCACGCTGTAGCAGGCAGGACACTGGTACCCGTTGGGCACGTTGTCATCTGGTGGCACTGGAATGAAAGAGATGGGCTGTAACTGGTGTTAATGAGGGTATGAGAGGAATGACCAAGGTCATGGTTTAGCCCGGAAGGCCGCACCTTGGGATGGGCCAGAGAGGGGATGGGCTATAAGGATAAAAAAGGAGCTTACATGAGACAGAGACGGTTTGACAGTCATCACCCGTGCAGCAAGCTATGTGGCTCTTTGCTTTTACCTTCCCATAGTTCATGGTGACAGGGCCATGGTTGCACATGTTGGATGGTATGCAGGATTTGATGGATGAAGGGATTGCCATGCCCCCTGTAACAAAGCAGAAGGCAGTGCCAAGTTGTTAAACACAAGGTAACTCCCTTCCCATTCCAATAGCTCCTGCACCAATTCCTTAGTAGCTGCATATTTCCTTCCGCTTGTACAAAGTCACCCTTCATCCTTGAAGAACCTCAAGGCTCAATTTAACTGTTCTGCTCCCCGTTACACCTTTTGAGCTTGGCTGATGGTGTAGACCAGACTTGCCCATATCAGGATGCTTGTGGCTGCGATGGACCATGTGCTCAGCAGAATGTTCATAAAGAAGCATGAGCTTCTTAGAGGCATGTGGGTTAGAGGATAGTCCAGGATGGGAAAAGCTCTCTATTCCTCTATCTTGAGAAGCAGTTTCTTACTAGGAGGTTTTGGTTCTTAGTTGCGGAGAGGAGAACCATGAGCTACACTAGACTCACTTCTCCTGTGAGGACAAGCTCAGACAATTgaagttgttcagcctggagaagagaaatcTCCTGGGTGACCTTATAGCAATGTTCCAGTACATAAAGGGGCtaaaagagagctggagagggacttttgacaagtgcatggaatgacaggacaagagggaatggcttcagactgaaagagggtagattcagattagatattaagaataaattctttgctgtgagggtcATTAGGCACTGTACAGgttgcagagaagctgtggatggctcatcctggaagtgttcaaggccaggctggacgggggctctgagcaacctgttctagtgaaaggtgtccctggccagggcagggcgttggaacaagatgatctttaagttctcttccaacccaaactattttatgATGTCGATTACAATGATACAGTGATAGCTCAACTCCAGTGGTACTGCCTGGTTGCTTggtgttcccttccctgctcaagGAAGGGGGTTAGATGCaggccattttctctctccACATGTCACCACTGCACCCTCAGAGCTAGATGTCAGCAGCCTAGTGTAGCTCATGGTTCTCCCCTCCACAACTAAGAACCAAAACCTCCCAGTAAGAAACTGCTTCTCAAGATAGAGGAATAGACAGTTTTTCCCATCCTGGACTATCCTGATCTCTGGCTCCTCTgccagtaaaagaaaaatgaacagtttAACCAGGGGTGGATCATAATACCAGTGACAGAAGTGGGGAGAGAGacacctgccccagccccactctgAAAGCTACAATGGCACACAGATATAGCGGATGTCTCACCTACCTATTAGGGCCTCGTACAGAATGATGCCACAGGTATCTTCACCACCAATGCAGGTTTTCATGGGGCCAGAGCAGCCTCTTCCTATGCTGTGACAAACCTCACACTGAAGGCATGTCcctggggaaagaaggaggacaTATTCCTGAGTAAGAATCATAAGGGATTTCACTTCCCCTTTCATTACCATTTGATTTCAGTGTTTGATCAGAACTTTTCACGTTCctcttctcttattttttctatttcattgtGCAATTTGTGGTGGGgttttcctggagctgctgatgAAAGCAATCCTATGTCCTGGCAGGCATTCAACTGTCCCTTGATCCACAACTCCCAAATTCTCTCTTTGCAGTAAGCAGTGGCACCCGAGTGGCTGGAGAACAAGAGCTGTCAGTGGGTATTGACTGTGCTCTGTAAAAACTGGAGAATCCCTTTGTAGACATTATCTCTTTGTGTATCTCTCTGTAGGCATTAGGGGAAACCACTTTACCAACTACCTGCTGGAACACCTTAAGCAGACCAGAATATCAGACTCTCAGCAGGAAACACTTAGAAAGGAATAAAGTGTTTAGCAACTGAGGAAATATACGATGTCTTCCATGGCACACACCTGCAAGGGTCCAGAGCATAGATTAATAGGTCCCAGGCATGTATCAGCTCCCAAAACCCAGGTGCCAACTGAGGCACCTTGCAGTGGCTGTGACGTCTTCATGGAGTGTCAGGTATGACCCAAGACCTTCAAGACACATGTGCTTCTCTGTAGCAGAGCTGAAGGACAGCCGAGATGACATATAAGATCTAAAATGTCACACAACCCCGGACAGGAGCAAAATAAATGGGCCCCTAAGCTTGTGATAAACAGTGTCCAGAGATCCACTCAGCTGACCAAAGGTCTGTCTGCCTCAGAGTAACCTGGGTCActccagc from Chiroxiphia lanceolata isolate bChiLan1 chromosome Z, bChiLan1.pri, whole genome shotgun sequence encodes:
- the PINLYP gene encoding phospholipase A2 inhibitor and Ly6/PLAUR domain-containing protein, with the translated sequence MKISLGLSFLLAFLDPGTCLQCEVCHSIGRGCSGPMKTCIGGEDTCGIILYEALIGGMAIPSSIKSCIPSNMCNHGPVTMNYGKVKAKSHIACCTGDDCQTVSVSLPPDDNVPNGYQCPACYSVDSFQCSHEIVNCTGSETQCLDIAGLMNSAGQTVKAAMKGCTTISECNMAGDGKNSLGMMDIKLKRFQCRPAFAMDRVVFALAPQHTVFLPLLSGFILEKVLF